The DNA window GGACTTTCGCGGTATTCATGTTAAATTGGAAAAAATTTTTCAGGAGGTGCTCCATTGTCGACAACTGCAAAGACGCTCATCGAAGCCATCAAGAACGAGATCGAGGGACGGGCGTTTTACCTGGCCCTGGCCAAAAAGGTCAAAAATCCTCTTGTCAGGCGCAAGATCCTCGGTCTTGCCGAAGACGAACTCGAGCACAGGGAGACCCTCAGCCGACTTTACTGGGCCCAGACCGGGTCCGATGTTGGTGACCTGGCCAGCTACGAGGTCCATGTCGATATCCCTGAAGTGGAAAGCATGTCTGTCACTGACCTCCTTGTGATGGCCATGAACACAGAGAAGGAAACTTCCGAGACCTACCTCAGGATGTCCGAGGCCACTGGTGATACAAAAGCTTCGGCATTCCTGGAGTACCTGTCCGACTTCGAACAGGCGCACTATGAGACCCTGGCGGGAGAACTGGAGAAGATACGCAGTACCCCCGGATGGGAAGATCAGGGTTATACCGAGTAAGAAGTCGAGCACTCCGATCGTCCTCTTACGACCCGGGTTCCCAGGATCCCGGGTTTTGTTTTTTACGGAGGTAATATCTTCCTCGGTCTTCGTTCTTTGTGTTTCGAGAATGTTTATTAACTGTGAACCATAAACTATTGATTTTAAAGTATAAACCATGACTGATAACCTCCCCGAAATCGTCAGTTCAAACCTCACCGGCCTCGGCG is part of the bacterium genome and encodes:
- a CDS encoding ferritin family protein; the protein is MSTTAKTLIEAIKNEIEGRAFYLALAKKVKNPLVRRKILGLAEDELEHRETLSRLYWAQTGSDVGDLASYEVHVDIPEVESMSVTDLLVMAMNTEKETSETYLRMSEATGDTKASAFLEYLSDFEQAHYETLAGELEKIRSTPGWEDQGYTE